A DNA window from Macrobrachium rosenbergii isolate ZJJX-2024 chromosome 41, ASM4041242v1, whole genome shotgun sequence contains the following coding sequences:
- the LOC136827067 gene encoding uncharacterized protein, with amino-acid sequence MPPYQSCLLLSSLPSNRFNFPFTSTNTSSSVIPPYQSCLLLSSLPSTKFNFPSTSTNTSSSVIPPYQSCLLLLLSSLPSTRFNFPSTSTNTSSSVIPPYQSCLLLLLSFLPSNRFNFPSTSTNTSSSVIPPYQSCLLLLPSLPSNRFNFPSTSTDTSSSPTPPPSSTACARSPSAAAFSLRAFGGLPPPPQERLLSLLLSESKD; translated from the coding sequence ATGCCTCCTTACCAATCCtgcctcctcctctcttcccttccttctaacAGATTCAACTTCCCTTTCACATCCACTAACACCTCCTCCTCAGTTATTCCTCCTTACCAATCCtgcctcctcctctcttcccttccttctacCAAATTCAACTTCCCTTCCACATCCACTAACACCTCCTCCTCAGTTATTCCTCCTTACCaatcctgtctcctcctcctcctctcttcccttccttctacCAGATTCAACTTCCCTTCCACATCCACTAACACCTCCTCCTCAGTTATTCCTCCTTACCaatcctgcctcctcctcctcctatctttCCTTCCTTCTAACAGATTCAACTTCCCTTCCACATCCACTAACACCTCCTCCTCAGTTATTCCTCCTTACCaatcctgcctcctcctcctcccttcccttccttctaacAGATTCAACTTCCCTTCCACATCCACCGACACCTCCTCCTCTCCAACTCCACCTCCCTCTTCAACTGCCTGCGCCCGTTCTCCGTCGGCGGCTGCTTTCTCATTAAGAGCCTTTGGTgggctccctcctcctcctcaggagagACTGTTGTCGCTTCTGTTAAGCGAGAGCAAAGACTGA